Genomic window (Helianthus annuus cultivar XRQ/B chromosome 3, HanXRQr2.0-SUNRISE, whole genome shotgun sequence):
CACTATTTAAGAAATATATACATAATTCTAATTAAACCATCTAGCAATGATATATGAAGGTGATGAATGGATGTGAGTTTTCAAATAATAATCGTAATCTAGTAATCACATACTTTGCTAAACCCTAGTCAGATTAACTCAGAAATAGCCCTAATTATTATATTAATGAAACCAAATAAAATCATTTCAAATATTAGCAATGCAAGAACCACACACAATAGaataatcaaaatcaaacaaatttCATGACATCTACCTGTGATTAATCTGTTCAGAAAAAGGATCTGAGGACCACGGAAACTCCGGTTCAAGCGACAGAAGTTCACCTTCGAGGACCAAAAACTATTCGATCAAACTAAAATCAAAGAAACAATTGGAATCAAATAAATTTCATGATAAAATTAaaccaaatcaaataaaaaaaatctccCTGTGATTAATTGTTTAGAAAAAGGATCTGACGACCACGGAAACTCCGGTTCAAGCGACGGAATTATCACTCTCCACTGGTGCAGCCATTGCTGGAAATTCAAGATTCCGGAAAGAAACTACGGAAGAAAGTAGTACCAGATGAGAACTTGTTGATGGGGTTAAAGGGTATTATAAATTATAGATTTTTATTCGATGGGTGTTGAAAAGCAAAGCACATGAATGAGAATTTGCATCATCGTTGACTGTTATTGAAGCAAAACTACATAAATTTGTTCAAGTCAAAGAttattgatgtgcgtgaagtgtgttatatttttgatgtatatttaagccccttttacacttttagccaagttttaaatttataaaacacgatatttactaacactaaacacacatatgggcaagtgcacccatcgtggacgtagtatagtgttggtaagataccgaggtcgtccaaggacacaagagcttttaataccggtttatcctcaacgtctaatcaaatcaaaaagtgagaaaaatgtttttaactaagaaaataaaaactaactaaatgctgaaaaataaaataaaataaaaacagatagacaagatgaatcacttggatccgacacgtgtattagtataacctttgattattttcgcacttttgcacttgtttaagagattatcttagttattgtagtaggcccctcttttgaaggcgacgttaccctcaacccagtagtttgagtcagcaaggatacaatcctaaagggtcggattattgaaagataatgaattaagttattaatgcaaattgtggtaggccccgctttcggcggtgacgttaccctcggctaagtagtctgagtcagcaaggatacagtcctaaatagccgggttatagtattaatagtagttaacttatgagggggtcaaggagtttggatccccgccatccaatacctatgggcattgaaggagatcctactaaatttgacccaggtcccaagcaggacctctaaacgctgaacaagggcaagacccttaccaaaccgttcccttaacccccgaccaggtagccaacatacctccatatagaccgtggagatatgaatggtgaaaatcttttattttatatagacagtaaaataatgccaagacaccacggacaaacgataaggaaatatcaccttcaacataagcaactagttattaaagtcattaatacaaaaccaaataaaaagtgcaaaagattaaaaataaaaagtattatactaaacacttgtcttcaccaagtgatgtaagagacttaggcaaacatggccttgattgtcaagaactcttacgatcaatcttggatcccgagacgactcacacactctacgatggacaatggatgatggtggtggatgatggtgttatggtggtggtgggtggtggatggagtgtgagagaggtggtgtgccaagggatgagatggaatgagaccaagcactcctatttataggctgaacagaaggctgggcacggccccgtgtccgttggacacgcccccgtgcccgtctgacactctctctcctcattaattgtaattcgcaattacaattaatgcgcctgttgtactttcaccacgcccccgtgcccgctggacacggccccgtggtgggcaatggaagcttctataagtttgtcttttatgctgcttcttgggcacggccccgtgctggctgagcacggggcgtgttcagacttctgctttctcttctttgccttggaggatgccgttgagggtccgggcagtctacttttattccttttcttgtatttatgctagaattagttgtctttttgctttttttgtgaatttgagctcatttcatcctgaaaatacaaaagaaagacaaaaacactctttttccaacattagtacttaaaatgggttagttttatgccttaattgatgtgatttatatgttgtattttacacacatcaattatatataaacatatacaaTTATACCTCTCCTCTGTCATCATCATCAGCTTCATCATCATGAACTTCTGACTTTGACTTGTCAGATTCATCTTCTTCAGACTGCGCGTAGATATTCAGAGTTTCTGTTAGCAAAGGAAgattatagaaagtatagattgaaATTAACCGATAATAAACCCTAAAAACGAAAATTACCTGATGATTAAGTTATCAAACACACTCCGATCAGCGAAAAACGACTCTTTTGAAAccctagagagagaaagaaagaggaTAGAGAAGACTGGAGCTTCAAATGCATGTATGATACAAAATCGATTGAAGAAGATACAATTGGGGAtgaattttagagagagaaagcgagttttagagagagagagagagttgagagttGATAAAAGCTCTGAGAAATTAAAAAGAACTTATATGgatatggtttgaattttaaatCTGGAGCCaagattttgaattttgaatctgatcagaggtttgaattttgaataaaCATCAGAGGTTTCAATTACCCTCCCATTTTAATGAAACATCAGTGGTTTGAGACTCTTAAATGAACATCAGTGGTTTCATAATTGAAAGTGGGGCAGTGGTTTAATGCCATAAGTGGGGCAGATCTTTGAATTATGATGTCACATTAGCTTTTCTATGGTTGCCACCTCATCGTTGATGACATAAGAAAAaccttgttggacatgctctctagctgacacatcagcttttcttatgtcacttggatttctccttttatagaaagtatagatagattaaAGACTTGTTTCTTATACTCTTGTGCATATAAGACTTGTACTTTGTGTGTAAATGATCAAATTACCCTTGTAGTTAACAAACTTGGTGGATgaagttagaaatttggactcaaaaagtaatttacccattATAGAATTAGGGGGTGTTTTGCCTACCTTTTTTAAtaaagcttatagcttttttagcttttttttttttttttttttttttttttttttttacaaaataagcttaACTTGGTGTTTAGTTTAGgtttttaagcttatgcttattagctttTATAAGCTAATTTAAAGAAGCTTATTTGAAGAtggtttttttagtttatttgaATAAGCTTATTTGTGTAAGGGcaaatgatagaaaataagctataagctaatcctaacccttaaaaatagcttatcaaatgatagaaaataagTTATAAACTACTTTAAAATATAATCATAAGCAAAAAATAAAAGTTAGGCCAAACTAAATTCTTACTCttattttttcttttaataaTCAAACACGCACACCCACATGTGCCAAAAACGGAAGCATGTGAAAACAAGCATAAGGTCACCCACAAACTAAGCAAGTAACAATTCTGAGGGCATGTTtagctaagctttttgaaacaatttattgACTTTTTGGAAAAGTTCAGTATGGAGTGATTTATTgactttttggtttttttttttttgaaaagagaaCTTCATTAAAAACACACCTCCGACCAAAAAGGACAAAAGGCCAAACAACACAAGCAtccccgacccaaacgggcaaagggcaacaaattacaacatatacatatgGTATTTAGACCAATCACCCCAAGTAATATAATTACAAGATGTTCTATTTTTATACCAAGAAAACCCTCTCGATTTGATCTCCCTAACAATCTCCTGCGTACTTCGCCTGATATCTTTGAACACTAACTCGTTCCTCCCTTTCCATAGACACCAACATGCAATTATAATCAAACCTTGAATGATTTTTTTAGCCTTTTTTCCAACTTGCGAATGACTGTGCAATTTCAAAATGTCTTTGAAGTCGAAAAAAAATATCGGGGGAATTTTACACCACTCACTTATCTCCGACCAAACCCGACTCGCCACCTTGCAAGCGGTAAAAAGGTGTTCCACCGTTTCCTCAAATTCGTTGCAAAAAGGGCACATAGCATAACCAATGTCCACATTCCTTCTTCTTAAATTCACTCTCGTAGCAAGTCTATCCAAGTTTCCTCTCCAAGCCACAATGTTGCATTTGATAGGGACCCACTTACACCAATCAAAATTAGGAAGCTGACTATTTCCCCTTTCGTCGACTAAAGCCTTTTTAACCACCTTAACAGAGAAGCCGTCTTGGTTGTCTTAAATCCAAACCCATCTATCCTTAGAGTTGCTAAGAGACACATTATCAAGGGTCTCTCTATAATCCTGCCATTCCTTTAACTCCACCTCCGTCTCTGGCAGTCTAGACCAATTCCATGTGAATCCATCGTTTCTTTTGGGTTTTTTCTTCTCACATACACCTTCATTGTCAAATATCATTTTGAAGCTTATGactttttaaaaaccaaataagttaataagttgtttcaaaaagctagCCAGAGAAGCTGACGTCCCCCTAAAGCTATCCCTATTTTCACTCtctaaaccctaattctcctCTCACAATCTCCTTCTATCAGGTAATTACTTTGTGTTACACCTTCCGATTCAATTCTAGGGTTTGTTTTACGATTCAATTGCTGTTTTTTAAGCAATTTTGTGCGAATTTAGTGTAATACAGATAACACGAGACAAGGGGTTTCAGGTTGAAATAAAATAAAGAGATTATAGGAAGGAAGGAAGGAAGGAGCGGAGCGGAGTTGGTTGGGAAAGAAGAGAAGAGCAGAGCAATGGAGGATGATGAAGGAATGAGGGGTTTTTTTCCGGCATCCTTCGGCAAGAAATCGAAATCCCAAACCCCAGTCGAATCAATTCACAAGGCCACTCGCCGCCCCCCCGAGCCCTCTGATTCGCATCGGCAAAACCCTAAACCTAGTACTCCTGATGATGATGATACGTTAATTGGGCCTCCTagacctcctcctcctcctgctgaggatgaggatgaggacGATGAGCCTATCATTGGCCCACCACGCCCTTCGGCGGCTTCTGATAGCGACGGGGACGAGCTACACCGTATACCTCTCAGCAACGAGATTGTTTTAAAAGGCCACACCAAGGTAGGTATTTTACAACTGAACTCATCTATTATTGATATTATCAATCAAGttgtaacaacaacaacaaccatttTATTTTGTTCAGGTTGTTTCTGCTCTTGCAATTGACCATTCTGGATCTAGGCTTCTTTCTGGAAGCTATGATTACACAGTTCGTATGTATGATTTTCAAGGAATGAATGCCCGCCTGGAATCATTTAGACAACTTGAACCCTCTGAAGGACACCAAGTTCGCAGTATAAGCTGGAGTCCCAGTGCTGACAGATTTTTGTGTGTTACTGGCTCTGCACAAGCTAAGATATATGACCGTGATGGACTCACACTCGGAGAGTTTATAAAAGGCGATATGTATATCCGTGACCTTAAGAATACCAAAGGCCACATAACTGGATTGACATGTGGAGAATGGCATCCAAAAACTAAAGAGACCATCTTAACCTCTTCGGAGGATGGTTCGTTACGCATATGGGATGTCAATGACTTCACTTCTCAAAAGCAGGTCATCAAACCCAAACTTGCAAGGCCCGGGAGGGTTCCTGTTACCACCTGCGCTTGGGATCCTCAAGGGAACTCACTTGCAGGCGCCATTGGTGATGGCTCTATACAGGTCATTCATTATTCTTAtttccttctttctttctttctttatcatctatctatatctatatatatatataaataaataataatattattactaACTTATTATAGATATGGAGTATAAAGCCTGGATGGGGAAGTCGACCAGACATTTATCTACCCAATGCTCACTCAGATGAAATATCTGGTCTTAAATTTTCTAGCGATGGCCAGATATTACTCTCCAGAAGTTTTGATGCTTCATTAAAGGTATAACAATTTTAAGTTTGGAATTGCTTTTGGGAGACAAAAACATCCCTTACTCATATGTTATGACAATCCATCCATCTAGAGCTGCTGATTCTTTTGAGTAGTTTTATGGGCATTTTTACAACTCTGGCTGTGGTTGAAGCTTGTTATGTGTTATAAATACCCTGCAGGTCGTATTTTAtcctttttacttatgtgttATAAATAGGTGTGGGATTTACGTCAGATGAAAACGTCACTAAAGTCATTTGAGGAACTTCCCAATCACTATGCACAAACTAATGTGGCGTTTAGTCCAGATGAACAGCTGATATTAACAGGAACGTCTGTTGAAAGGGATAGTACAACTGGGGGGTTGCTATGCTTTTTTGATAGACAAAAACTTGAGGTTGTTTCAAAAGTAGGGATATCACCCACTTGCAGTGTTGTGCAGTGTGCTTGGCACCCGAAACTCAATCAGGTTTGCACAAAATCTCGTTTATTGTTACTGGTGTCGGAGGTTTTGTACTAAAACAGCTCTATGTATGTTTGTAGATTTTCGCAACTGCAGGTGATAAACACCAAGGTGGGACCCACATATTATACGACCCTACGCTGAGTACAAGGGGTGCTCTGGTGTGTGTTGCTCGTGCGCCTAGGAAAAAGTCTATTGATGATTTCCAGGCTGAGCCTGTGATTCACAACCCACATGCACTTCCGTTATTTAGAGACCAACCGAGCCGCAAGCGTCAACGTGAGAAAATTTTGAAAGATCCACTCAAGTCTCATAAGCCCGAAGCTCCAATGAATGGCCCCGGGTTTGGTGGTAGGGTAGGTGTAACTAAGGGAAGCTTGTTGACACAGTATCTTCTCAAGGtattcacttttttttttttttttagttttacaTGTTTTTTATGAAAGGGTCTTGGTTAAAAATTGCACTCGTAATGTGTGATGCGCTTAAAGCTGTGAATCATAGTTGTGAATAGCGGCTGTAGCGCAATACGACCATATATAGGGTGTTTAGCAACAAACAACGGTGTTtctataattttttttgttttgataAATATAAATAGCGATGCTCcttagggtttttttttgtttcacgAAAGCGTATTAGATGATTAGTGACAGCTTTTTAGCTATTTTTGATAAAACATACATGTAAAATATTTCTTAAATTTCTACTACTTTATCGCGTAGTTATCAAATGCGCTAGgggcactcaaggcgcataggccttgCTTGTGGCCTAGGCGAGAAGCGCAAAAAAAGCACAATCATTTTAAATCTCCAAAATATCCTGTAGAATAAGAATCAAAATTAAAATGATAAATATATATGATTTAAATCAAAAATAATTTATATGAAACAATGGGAAGCAATTGACATACTGCAGAATTCTTTATCGCAATCAGAATATGTTTTGccggccaaaaaaaaaaaaaaaagaatcagaATAGCATGTAAAATAGTTTATCACAGCAGAATTATTGAAAAAAAGATTTGGATAATATCTCTTAACTTTTTTAAAATTCAAATATAATTTTTGGGATCAGAACGCATCGGAGTGTCACGCCTTTTAAAACCGAGGATTTACGTATGAAAGTGATTATATAAATCTATTTGGTGTTTGGTTATCTGATTATTTAGGGGTGTAAATAGCCTGCGCGTTTTGATATAGTTGATGGATCATCTGATTATGATACATAATACTAACATCCCAGTTGCTTGCTATAATTACAGCAAGGTGGCATGATTAAAGAAACATGGATGGATGAAGATCCAAGAGAGGCTATATTGAAGTATGCTGACGTGGCAGAAAAAGATCCAAAATTCATTGCTCCAGCTTATGCTGATACTCAACCTAAACCTGTTTTTGCAAAGTCTGATTCTGAGGACGAAGAAGACAAGTGATCGATCATCTATCTATCTAGGTAAGTGTCTATTTATGGTTAGATATtattttgaaataaatcaaaatgtgcCAGCAGATACAAAGTTTAGATAACACCATCTATAGGTCTCTAGTCTCCTTATATAGGCGCTGGCTGGCAGTGATTGATTATATAACACTTGTATAAGGAAGGAAGGATGGCAATCAGCCTGCTGGGGTTTGTATTTTCGTCTAATTGTAAAACCAGTGATATCGAGAATTCAGCTAATCTTGATATTATATTCATCACTAGAGATCCTAAAAGTTGAATATTTCGCTATCATTTTAACagtttcaaatttaaattcatgTGGTTTTTAATTTCTACGTATTTTTTGATCCTCATCACTAACCACATGTGTCTATGTTAAATGACCAAAGTACccttaattattaaaaaaaaaatttaactaaaACTATATTTAATCTTTGTGAGTCCTAGGGGTgaagtatagaaggggcggggaggggcgcccgacccctcgaacttttcgctcagtagtgttatatatgtagcccccggttctatagaaatttttgggtatatacgttttcgaccccccgtccTTCGGGTCAAGCTTCGTCATTGATGAGTCCCATCTCACTTCTTCTTTTCTAAACCACGCTTATGGCCACAACCACACACGCAAGAACAACACAACTCCCTACTGTCATTGCCATTGCAATAGAAAATGGCACAGCCATTGCCATTAGAATTAACACAAAATAGGTAGTGGTGGTGCCCTTGCAGCAGCCAATTTGCAAAAACCCAAGAGtcatgtttcaagcttttgtTACAGTGCTAATCAAACAAACCATGCCAATTCCACAAGCTGAAATAATAATACTTTAACCTTCAGTTCCTCGTTCAAACAACCAGAAAAGATGTCTTCGACGACAGCAGGCGGATGGTGGTGAATCTTGAATTGTGAATCGTCATGGTAGTGGTGTTTCTCGTCGGAGGTGAacattgaagatgaagctgacggtggtggtggcggtttgTAGAGGCGGTGGGGTGTAGATGGTGGATCGTGAATGTGGTGGGGTTGGGTggtagtgatggtggtggtttggGTAGAAGAAGAAGTGAGGTGGACCCACAAAGATTTAAATATCGttttaaaaaatcttattttgggctaatatagtaaaactgatataaccacaggggccaaaaatgtaatttactctaaactAATTTTTAATAACCAAAGATACTTTGGTCATTTAACATaggagtaaattgccattttagtccctgagttttgtccaaatttgccattttgatccaaatagttttttttttgcatctgggtccctgacttttacattttgttgccattttgatcattttgtttaactccatccaaaaactcagtttgtaacaggggtattttggggatttccttaaaaaatgttttcagttgccattttgatccaattccaaaaaatcaaaaaaaattcaaaaaattctaaaaaatcataaaaattataaaaaattctaaaaaatataaaaataaaaaaaaatctaaaaaatcataaaaattctaaaaaatcaaaaaaattctaaaaaatccaaaaatcattaaatgtttcggcacgaaccgtttcgacccgtaccgtttcgaaccgaaccgtttcgacccgtaccgtatcgaaccgaaccgtttcgacgcgaaccttTTCGAACCCGTACCGTATcaaaccgtaccgtttcgatgcgaaccgtttagaaccgtaccgtttcgacccgtaccgtattgaaccgaaccgtttcgacgcgaaccgtttcgaaccgtaccgtttcgacccgtaccgtttcgacgcgaaccgtttcgagccgaaccgtttcgagccgaaccgtttcgacacgaaccgtttcgacccgtactgtttcgaacccgaaccgtttcgagccgaaccgtttcgacgcgaaccgtttcgacgcgaagtgtttcgacccgtaccgtttcgaaccgtaccgtttcgacgcgaaccgtttcgaaccgaaccgtttcgacgcgaaccgtttcgaaccgaaccgtttcgacccgtaccgtatcgaaccgaatcatttcgacgcgaactgtttcgaaccgtaccgtttagctcgaaacggttcgatacggcacggttcggttcgaaacggtacgggtcgaaacggttcggcttgaaacggttcggcttcgaaacggtacgggtcgaaacggttcgcgtcgaaacggttcagctcgaaacggatcgtgttcgaaacggttcgcgccaaaACGGTTCgtgttcgaaacggttcgcgtcgaaacggattttttggattttttagaattatttggattttttagaatttttatgttttttttaagaattggatcaaaatggcaactgaaaAGGTTTAAATTGAAAAGAGTAActgggtttttggatggagttaggcaaagtgatcaaaatggcaacaaaatgtaaaagtcagggactcagatgcaaaaaaaaaaacctatttggatcaaaatgacaaatttggacaaaactcagggactaaaatggcaatttactctttaacATAGACTTAACTATAAAACTTAACATAGGTTAATGATAAGGATCACCCGAGTTTAAAAGTTACAACCGCTGAGATCATTTATGTAATTATTGAAGTCTGGGGACTAAcactgcaaaaattgcaaatcaGAGGGACCAACCAGGCATTTAACTCTATAGTGTATTGGAAAACTTTAACAATATTGACCTAAGTTTAACCTTTTGTTACGCTGGAGTTATTTAAAGGAAAAAAGTTTCTGTTGAAGACCCGAACCAAATTGACCCGACCGGGTCAGGACGGTGTGAGTCAAGTCGGCAGCAGCCTGGGTTGGTTGGAACGGTGTGGGTTTTTGGTGGTCTCGGTCAGGTCGGGGCCAACTATGCATGTTTTCAAGCAATGTTACCGGGACTTGGTGTTAGCAAAGAGATAACCATGTTCCAAGTTCAAAATTAAGAAACCTGTTTGTTAAATAGACCAGAGATTCCATTCAAACATAGATGGTATGGTTTAGATCGGTCTTTGGTAAAAAAAGGTTGAACTTGAAGAAAGCAAGGGCCACATGATAATTAATAGGAACAAATGTTCTAGATTATTTTTAAGAGCTAGTGTTGGTTTTCAAAAACCGCTTGAACCAATATCCTCCCTATGGTTTGTGCAAAATTATGATTATCGTCCATTCATccttgtgttttgtttttgttcttttttttttctattgcATTGGCACTTGGCAGTCCTTAATGTCTTATCTTTCTTGTTAGGAGTGTTCAGAAAAAACCGTAAACCGGACTGTAACCGAATAAACCGATCCcacatttttttaaatttggttTATTCGGTTTATTTGGATAACCGAATAACCCgctaatttaattaattattaaataaaaataataatgttgaataaactatatacaacttattagcccaaaatactatttggtagcctcttaatgaccattcagatgctacctcttaatggtttaaaacctctgaatgaataagaggtaacctcaagtctgaatggttaagaggtaacctctgaatggtaaatcatcacatgtcacatttttctaccttctcattggtaaaattcttaatggttccattaagaggtagcctcttaatgattattcagaggctaccaaacagcccctaagtctaATATCTAAggatactaggttataacctcgtgtgttacacgagttgaataaatgaattttatatactaaataataaaacaatatatcttaaaaacctcatttatttcacaagttgaataaatgtaattttatatattaaattataaaaagttatatctataagaaccatatatattgtacgagttgaataaatgtaattttatatatcaaataataaagaaattatatatctttaaaaccatatGTATTACACAAGTTGAaaaaatgtaatattgtttaccaaataataacaaaaaatatatcttaaaataccATCACGTATcccacgggttgaataaatatgattttatataccaaataaaaagaaaattatatttaaaaaaacttaatggatatactcggtacgcgatagatatggtgattgcagagatgattattgaaaagaagatacagtggtcaaacatgttattcaagaagcaaataagcagccatttgagtgataaaatataaattatatttaaaaaacctGTGATAAATCTaagtttatatataaagtaatattgaaagttatatacaatttgttttaaaattatgtaataaaattgatataatatttttttaaataatgaaaataaaaataaataatatattaatacaaaatttggttttggtgataaataatttggttatttaaaaatatcttaaattaaaaatttaaatttaaggaaaatattttattagaaaaattgAAGTATTCTATTCGACATCTAAAGcaagataagatttaatattaatttttatttatatagttaataTAAGATCGAAAAAATATAATTGAATAGTtgggaggttgtatgatgataaatcggttaactttattataatgtcatatgtttttagttatatattttttgaattatttttaaaaaaattaagacATTGTTATTGTTAGTAAAATCAATGATTTTATATTTGTAATTTTGTTtggtattattttattaaaaagtgtgcattatacatataattatatTGTGTCTTAAGTTAATAAGTTATTAATGCCATCCAAAATGTTTTTCGATTTTATGTCTAACATTATATATACTAATGTAAAAATTTAAAGTTTATTAGAGATAATTACATAATTGAAAAGAATAAGAGTAAATTTGTGTGACAATccgagatttcaaggtctttTCCATACACATCACTGATTTCATAAtcctgttttacaatttgattcatGTGGTGTCGAGTGTAGTTATGTGAATGATTTACATTTTATGTGTAATATTTGGTTGTTATATGTGTGGTGTTTAATATAAGTAAACATAGTTTGATTAAGATGTAATATAAGGTTTTTTGCCATTAGTCAACCCGACGAAGAATTGGGTTTTTCGCCACCACCAACCCGACGAAGAATGGGGTTCTTCGTCGAGGAAGGTGTTCGGTCGGAAACGGGCTTCGGCCCAATCTGTTTTGCGGCCCAACTGTTTAGATTATGTATAACCCTTGTAACTGCTTAGACGTAAAATAGAAACCCTAAAACTCTCTCTTGTTCCTTCCTCCCTGTGCGGCGATAATTGTTTAACCTCGAAGCTTTCCATCTTGGTTTATCAAGATACCCAATATCACGGTTAGTAAGTCACTGTCTGATTGATTTGTGTTCTTTTGTGATGATTAGT
Coding sequences:
- the LOC110928982 gene encoding WD repeat-containing protein 70 — its product is MEDDEGMRGFFPASFGKKSKSQTPVESIHKATRRPPEPSDSHRQNPKPSTPDDDDTLIGPPRPPPPPAEDEDEDDEPIIGPPRPSAASDSDGDELHRIPLSNEIVLKGHTKVVSALAIDHSGSRLLSGSYDYTVRMYDFQGMNARLESFRQLEPSEGHQVRSISWSPSADRFLCVTGSAQAKIYDRDGLTLGEFIKGDMYIRDLKNTKGHITGLTCGEWHPKTKETILTSSEDGSLRIWDVNDFTSQKQVIKPKLARPGRVPVTTCAWDPQGNSLAGAIGDGSIQIWSIKPGWGSRPDIYLPNAHSDEISGLKFSSDGQILLSRSFDASLKVWDLRQMKTSLKSFEELPNHYAQTNVAFSPDEQLILTGTSVERDSTTGGLLCFFDRQKLEVVSKVGISPTCSVVQCAWHPKLNQIFATAGDKHQGGTHILYDPTLSTRGALVCVARAPRKKSIDDFQAEPVIHNPHALPLFRDQPSRKRQREKILKDPLKSHKPEAPMNGPGFGGRVGVTKGSLLTQYLLKQGGMIKETWMDEDPREAILKYADVAEKDPKFIAPAYADTQPKPVFAKSDSEDEEDK